In one Phyllostomus discolor isolate MPI-MPIP mPhyDis1 chromosome 8, mPhyDis1.pri.v3, whole genome shotgun sequence genomic region, the following are encoded:
- the TYK2 gene encoding non-receptor tyrosine-protein kinase TYK2 isoform X2 gives MPLCHCGATSRGSKPNGDEAQLMTTRGGLKVLLHWAGPDSREPWVTFSEATLTAEEVCIHIAQKVGITPPCFNLFALFDAQAQVWLPPNHILEVSRDTNLTFHFRMRFYFRNWHGTNPQEPAVYRCGPPGAKTSSEQAEQGVPLLDSASFEYLFEQGKHEFVNDVASLWELSSEEEIHHFKNESLGMAFLHLCHLALCRGISLEKVAKKISFKDCIPRSFREEIQQYNVFTQLRLWIIFHRFLQAFQPGRLSQQVIMVKYLATLERLAPRFGTERVPVCHLELVPQATGEHCYIQDSGQAPADPKPESAVESPTHEVLVTGTGGIQWRPVQTKGPPSSRSPRADSSGKKAKAQELGEQPVDRPQEAPWAYFCDFQDITHVVLRERHASIHCQDKSLELTLPSRAIALSLVSLVDGYFRLTADSNHYLCHEVAPPRLVMSIQDGIHGPLLEPYVLAKLQPEGGLYLIHWSTTHFDRLILTVAQQDQAPGMQCLRLRKFPIELSAGAFSLESWDRSFPSVRELRAALQGCSLQAGDNCFSLRHCCLPRPGEISNLIIMRGPRANTRSLNLSQLSFHRICQDDITQLSHLGQGTRTNVYEGLLRVEGGGPEEDKADGDPTSLGEDRGQELRVVLKVLDPSHHDIALAFYETASLMSQVSHVHLTFVHGICVHSSKNIMVTEYVEHGPLDVWLRRERGRVPVAWKVAVAQQLASALSYLEDKSLAHSNVCGRNILLARVGLAEGTSPFIKLSDPGVGLGALSREERVERIPWMAPECMSGGANSLSTAADKWGFGATLLEICFDGEAPLQDRSPSEKECFYQKRHQLPEPACPELATLTSQCLTYEPAQRPSFRTILRDLTHLQLQNLSAVLHVNPTSPASDPTIFHKRYLKKIRDLGEGHFGKVSLYCYDPTNEGTGEMVAVKALKAGCSPQLHTGWRREIDILRTLYHEHIVKYKGCCEDQGEKAVHLVMEYMPLGSLRDYLPRHSIGLAQLLLFAQQICEGMAYLHTQHYVHRDLAARNVLLDNDSLVKIGDFGLTKAVPEGHEYYRVREDGDSPVFWYAPECLKECKFYYASDIWSFGVTLYELLTYCDSSQSPPSKFIELIGPTQGQMTVLRLTELLERGERLPRPEKCPYEVYLLMKNCWEAEASFRPTFQNLVPILKTAHEKYRGQAPSVFSVR, from the exons ATGCCTCTGTGCCATTGTGGGGCCACCAGCAGGGGCAGCAAGCCCAATGGGGATGAAGCTCAGCTCATGACCACCAGAGGAGGCCTGAAGGTGCTCCTGCACTGGGCTGGCCCTGACAGCAGGGAGCCCTGGGTCACTTTCAGCGAGGCCACACTGACCGCAGAGGAAGTCTGCATTCACATTGCACAAAAAGTCG GTATCACTCCACCCTGCTTCAATCTCTTTGCCCTCTTTGATGCCCAGGCCCAGGTCTGGCTGCCCCCAAACCACATTCTGGAGGTCTCCAGAGACACAAATTTGACGTTTCACTTCCGCATGAG GTTTTATTTCCGGAACTGGCATGGCACGAATCCTCAGGAGCCAGCCGTGTACCGCTGTGGGCCCCCAGGGGCCAAGACTTCATCAGAACAGGCAGAACAGGGCGTGCCGCTCCTGGACTCAGCCTCCTTTGAGTACCTCTTTGAGCAG GGTAAGCATGAGTTTGTGAATGATGTGGCATCGCTGTGGGAGCTGTCGAGTGAGGAGGAGATCCACCACTTTAAGAATGAGAGCCTAGGCATGGCCTTTCTGCACCTCTGCCACCTCGCTCTCTGCCGCGGTATTTCCCTGGAGAAGGTGGCCAAGAAGATCAG CTTCAAGGACTGTATCCCACGCTCCTTCCGGGAGGAGATCCAACAGTACAACGTGTTCACACAGCTACGCCTGTGGATCATCTTCCACAGGTTCCTGCAGGCCTTCCAGCCAGGCCGCCTTTCCCAGCAGGTCATCATGGTCAAGTACCTGGCCACACTCGAGCGGCTGGCACCCCGCTTCGGCACGGAGCGTGTGCCTGTGTGCCACCTAGAACTGGTACCTCAGGCCACGGGGGAGCACTGCTACATCCAGGACAGTGGGCAGGCCCCTGCAGACCCCAAGCCTGAGTCTGCGGTCGAATCCCCTACCCATGAGGTGCTGGTGACTGGCACTGGCGGCATCCAGTGGCGGCCAGTACAGACAAAG GGCCCCCCCAGCAGCAGGAGTCCTCGTGCTGACTCATCTGGGAAGAAAGCCAAGGCCCAAGAGTTGGGTGAGCAGCCTGTGGACAGGCCACAGGAGGCGCCGTGGGCCTACTTCTGTGACTTCCAGGACATCACCCATGTGGTGCTAAGAGAACGCCATGCCAGCATCCACTGCCAGGACAAGAGCCTG GAGCTGACCCTGCCTTCCCGGGCCATCGCCCTGTCCTTGGTGTCACTGGTGGATGGATACTTCCGCCTGACGGCCGACTCCAACCACTACCTGTGCCACGAGGTGGCTCCTCCACGGCTGGTGATGAGTATCCAGGATGGCATCCACGGACCCCTGCT GGAGCCGTATGTGCTGGCCAAGCTGCAGCCAGAGGGTGGCCTTTATCTCATCCACTGGAGCACCACCCACTTCGACCGCCTCATCCTCACAGTGGCCCAGCAGGACCAG gcccctggcatGCAGTGTTTGCGCCTGCGCAAGTTCCCCATTGAGCTGTCTGCAGGGGCCTTCAGCTTGGAGAGCTGGGACCGGTCCTTCCCCAGTGTGCGGGAGCTGCGGGCCGCCCTGCAGGGCTGCTCTCTGCAGGCCGGTGACAACTGCTTCTCCCTGCGCCACTGCTGCCTGCCGAGGCCAGGAG AGATATCCAACCTCATCATTATGCGGGGACCTCGGGCCAACACCAGGTCTCTCAACCTCAGCCAGCTCAGCTTCCACCGGATCTGCCAGGATGACATCACCCAG CTGTCCCACTTGGGCCAGGGCACAAGGACCAATGTGTATGAAGGCCTCTTGCGAGTCGAGGGCGGAGGCCCTGAGGAGGACAAGGCAGACGGGGACCCCACCTCACTCGGTGAGGACCGTGGGCAGGAGCTACGAGTGGTGCTGAAGGTGCTGGACCCCAGTCACCATGACATTGCCCTG GCCTTCTATGAGACGGCCAGCCTCATGAGCCAGGTGTCCCATGTGCACCTGACCTTCGTCCACGGTATCTGTGTGCACAGCTCCAAAA ATATCATGGTGACCGAGTACGTGGAGCATGGACCCCTGGACGTGTGGCTGCGACGGGAGAGGGGCCGTGTGCCTGTGGCCTGGAAAGTGGCAGTGGCCCAGCAGCTGGCCAGTGCCCTCAGCTACCTG gaGGACAAGAGCCTGGCTCACAGTAACGTGTGTGGCCGGAACATCCTGCTGGCACGTGTGGGGCTGGCGGAGGGCACCAGCCCGTTCATCAAACTGAGCGACCCTGGCGTGGGCCTGGGTGCCCTTTCCAGGGAGG aGCGGGTAGAGCGGATCCCCTGGATGGCCCCCGAGTGCATGTCTGGTGGGGCCAACAGCCTGAGCACCGCCGCTGACAAGTGGGGCTTTGGTGCTACTCTTCTGGAGATCTGCTTCGACGGGGAGGCCCCCCTGCAGGACCGCAGTCCCTCTGAG AAAGAGTGCTTCTACCAGAAGCGGCACCAACTGCCTGAACCCGCATGCCCGGAGCTAGCCACACTCACCAGCCAGTGCCTGACCTATGAGCCAGCCCAGCGGCCTTCTTTCCGCACCATCCTTCGTGACCTCACTCACCTTCAGCTCCAAA ATCTTTCGGCAGTCCTGCATGTGAACCCAACCTCGCCAGCATCAGACCCCACTATTTTCCACAAGCGCTATTTGAAAAAGATCCGGGATCTGGGTGAG GGCCACTTCGGCAAGGTCAGCCTGTACTGCTATGACCCAACCAACGAAGGCACTGGTGAGATGGTGGCTGTGAAGGCTCTCAAGGCGGGCTGCAGCCCTCAGCTCCACACTGGCTGGAGGCGGGAGATTGACATCCTGCGCACACTCTACCATGAGCACATTGTCAAGTAcaagggctgctgtgaggaccaag GCGAGAAAGCGGTGCACCTTGTCATGGAGTACATGCCCCTGGGCAGCCTCCGAGACTACCTGCCCCGGCACAGCATAGGGCTGGCCCAGCTGCTGCTGTTTGCGCAGCAAATCTGCGAG ggcaTGGCCTACCTGCACACGCAGCACTATGTCCACCGAGACCTGGCTGCCCGCAACGTGCTGCTGGACAACGACAGCCTGGTCAAGATTGGGGACTTTGGCCTCACCAAGGCTGTGCCTGAAGGCCACGAGTACTACCGCGTGCGCGAGGATGGGGACAGCCCTGTGTTCTG GTATGCCCCCGAGTGCCTGAAGGAGTGTAAGTTCTACTATGCATCCGATATCTGGTCCTTTGGAGTCACCCTGTATGAACTGCTGACCTACTGTGACTCCAGCCAAAGCCCCCCCTCG AAATTCATTGAGCTCATAGGCCCCACCCAAGGGCAGATGACAGTACTGAGGCTCACTGAGCTGCTGGAACGAGGGGAGAGGCTGCCAAGGCCAGAAAAATGCCCCTATGAG GTCTATCTCCTCATGAAGAActgctgggaggcagaggccTCATTTCGCCCAACCTTCCAGAACCTTGTACCCATCCTGAAAACGGCCCATGAGAAATACCGGGGTCAGGCCCCCTCAGTGTTCAGTGTCCGCTAA
- the TYK2 gene encoding non-receptor tyrosine-protein kinase TYK2 isoform X1 has product MDSPFPAKPAVKSMPLCHCGATSRGSKPNGDEAQLMTTRGGLKVLLHWAGPDSREPWVTFSEATLTAEEVCIHIAQKVGITPPCFNLFALFDAQAQVWLPPNHILEVSRDTNLTFHFRMRFYFRNWHGTNPQEPAVYRCGPPGAKTSSEQAEQGVPLLDSASFEYLFEQGKHEFVNDVASLWELSSEEEIHHFKNESLGMAFLHLCHLALCRGISLEKVAKKISFKDCIPRSFREEIQQYNVFTQLRLWIIFHRFLQAFQPGRLSQQVIMVKYLATLERLAPRFGTERVPVCHLELVPQATGEHCYIQDSGQAPADPKPESAVESPTHEVLVTGTGGIQWRPVQTKGPPSSRSPRADSSGKKAKAQELGEQPVDRPQEAPWAYFCDFQDITHVVLRERHASIHCQDKSLELTLPSRAIALSLVSLVDGYFRLTADSNHYLCHEVAPPRLVMSIQDGIHGPLLEPYVLAKLQPEGGLYLIHWSTTHFDRLILTVAQQDQAPGMQCLRLRKFPIELSAGAFSLESWDRSFPSVRELRAALQGCSLQAGDNCFSLRHCCLPRPGEISNLIIMRGPRANTRSLNLSQLSFHRICQDDITQLSHLGQGTRTNVYEGLLRVEGGGPEEDKADGDPTSLGEDRGQELRVVLKVLDPSHHDIALAFYETASLMSQVSHVHLTFVHGICVHSSKNIMVTEYVEHGPLDVWLRRERGRVPVAWKVAVAQQLASALSYLEDKSLAHSNVCGRNILLARVGLAEGTSPFIKLSDPGVGLGALSREERVERIPWMAPECMSGGANSLSTAADKWGFGATLLEICFDGEAPLQDRSPSEKECFYQKRHQLPEPACPELATLTSQCLTYEPAQRPSFRTILRDLTHLQLQNLSAVLHVNPTSPASDPTIFHKRYLKKIRDLGEGHFGKVSLYCYDPTNEGTGEMVAVKALKAGCSPQLHTGWRREIDILRTLYHEHIVKYKGCCEDQGEKAVHLVMEYMPLGSLRDYLPRHSIGLAQLLLFAQQICEGMAYLHTQHYVHRDLAARNVLLDNDSLVKIGDFGLTKAVPEGHEYYRVREDGDSPVFWYAPECLKECKFYYASDIWSFGVTLYELLTYCDSSQSPPSKFIELIGPTQGQMTVLRLTELLERGERLPRPEKCPYEVYLLMKNCWEAEASFRPTFQNLVPILKTAHEKYRGQAPSVFSVR; this is encoded by the exons AtggactctcccttcccagccAAGCCAGCTGTCAAGAGCATGCCTCTGTGCCATTGTGGGGCCACCAGCAGGGGCAGCAAGCCCAATGGGGATGAAGCTCAGCTCATGACCACCAGAGGAGGCCTGAAGGTGCTCCTGCACTGGGCTGGCCCTGACAGCAGGGAGCCCTGGGTCACTTTCAGCGAGGCCACACTGACCGCAGAGGAAGTCTGCATTCACATTGCACAAAAAGTCG GTATCACTCCACCCTGCTTCAATCTCTTTGCCCTCTTTGATGCCCAGGCCCAGGTCTGGCTGCCCCCAAACCACATTCTGGAGGTCTCCAGAGACACAAATTTGACGTTTCACTTCCGCATGAG GTTTTATTTCCGGAACTGGCATGGCACGAATCCTCAGGAGCCAGCCGTGTACCGCTGTGGGCCCCCAGGGGCCAAGACTTCATCAGAACAGGCAGAACAGGGCGTGCCGCTCCTGGACTCAGCCTCCTTTGAGTACCTCTTTGAGCAG GGTAAGCATGAGTTTGTGAATGATGTGGCATCGCTGTGGGAGCTGTCGAGTGAGGAGGAGATCCACCACTTTAAGAATGAGAGCCTAGGCATGGCCTTTCTGCACCTCTGCCACCTCGCTCTCTGCCGCGGTATTTCCCTGGAGAAGGTGGCCAAGAAGATCAG CTTCAAGGACTGTATCCCACGCTCCTTCCGGGAGGAGATCCAACAGTACAACGTGTTCACACAGCTACGCCTGTGGATCATCTTCCACAGGTTCCTGCAGGCCTTCCAGCCAGGCCGCCTTTCCCAGCAGGTCATCATGGTCAAGTACCTGGCCACACTCGAGCGGCTGGCACCCCGCTTCGGCACGGAGCGTGTGCCTGTGTGCCACCTAGAACTGGTACCTCAGGCCACGGGGGAGCACTGCTACATCCAGGACAGTGGGCAGGCCCCTGCAGACCCCAAGCCTGAGTCTGCGGTCGAATCCCCTACCCATGAGGTGCTGGTGACTGGCACTGGCGGCATCCAGTGGCGGCCAGTACAGACAAAG GGCCCCCCCAGCAGCAGGAGTCCTCGTGCTGACTCATCTGGGAAGAAAGCCAAGGCCCAAGAGTTGGGTGAGCAGCCTGTGGACAGGCCACAGGAGGCGCCGTGGGCCTACTTCTGTGACTTCCAGGACATCACCCATGTGGTGCTAAGAGAACGCCATGCCAGCATCCACTGCCAGGACAAGAGCCTG GAGCTGACCCTGCCTTCCCGGGCCATCGCCCTGTCCTTGGTGTCACTGGTGGATGGATACTTCCGCCTGACGGCCGACTCCAACCACTACCTGTGCCACGAGGTGGCTCCTCCACGGCTGGTGATGAGTATCCAGGATGGCATCCACGGACCCCTGCT GGAGCCGTATGTGCTGGCCAAGCTGCAGCCAGAGGGTGGCCTTTATCTCATCCACTGGAGCACCACCCACTTCGACCGCCTCATCCTCACAGTGGCCCAGCAGGACCAG gcccctggcatGCAGTGTTTGCGCCTGCGCAAGTTCCCCATTGAGCTGTCTGCAGGGGCCTTCAGCTTGGAGAGCTGGGACCGGTCCTTCCCCAGTGTGCGGGAGCTGCGGGCCGCCCTGCAGGGCTGCTCTCTGCAGGCCGGTGACAACTGCTTCTCCCTGCGCCACTGCTGCCTGCCGAGGCCAGGAG AGATATCCAACCTCATCATTATGCGGGGACCTCGGGCCAACACCAGGTCTCTCAACCTCAGCCAGCTCAGCTTCCACCGGATCTGCCAGGATGACATCACCCAG CTGTCCCACTTGGGCCAGGGCACAAGGACCAATGTGTATGAAGGCCTCTTGCGAGTCGAGGGCGGAGGCCCTGAGGAGGACAAGGCAGACGGGGACCCCACCTCACTCGGTGAGGACCGTGGGCAGGAGCTACGAGTGGTGCTGAAGGTGCTGGACCCCAGTCACCATGACATTGCCCTG GCCTTCTATGAGACGGCCAGCCTCATGAGCCAGGTGTCCCATGTGCACCTGACCTTCGTCCACGGTATCTGTGTGCACAGCTCCAAAA ATATCATGGTGACCGAGTACGTGGAGCATGGACCCCTGGACGTGTGGCTGCGACGGGAGAGGGGCCGTGTGCCTGTGGCCTGGAAAGTGGCAGTGGCCCAGCAGCTGGCCAGTGCCCTCAGCTACCTG gaGGACAAGAGCCTGGCTCACAGTAACGTGTGTGGCCGGAACATCCTGCTGGCACGTGTGGGGCTGGCGGAGGGCACCAGCCCGTTCATCAAACTGAGCGACCCTGGCGTGGGCCTGGGTGCCCTTTCCAGGGAGG aGCGGGTAGAGCGGATCCCCTGGATGGCCCCCGAGTGCATGTCTGGTGGGGCCAACAGCCTGAGCACCGCCGCTGACAAGTGGGGCTTTGGTGCTACTCTTCTGGAGATCTGCTTCGACGGGGAGGCCCCCCTGCAGGACCGCAGTCCCTCTGAG AAAGAGTGCTTCTACCAGAAGCGGCACCAACTGCCTGAACCCGCATGCCCGGAGCTAGCCACACTCACCAGCCAGTGCCTGACCTATGAGCCAGCCCAGCGGCCTTCTTTCCGCACCATCCTTCGTGACCTCACTCACCTTCAGCTCCAAA ATCTTTCGGCAGTCCTGCATGTGAACCCAACCTCGCCAGCATCAGACCCCACTATTTTCCACAAGCGCTATTTGAAAAAGATCCGGGATCTGGGTGAG GGCCACTTCGGCAAGGTCAGCCTGTACTGCTATGACCCAACCAACGAAGGCACTGGTGAGATGGTGGCTGTGAAGGCTCTCAAGGCGGGCTGCAGCCCTCAGCTCCACACTGGCTGGAGGCGGGAGATTGACATCCTGCGCACACTCTACCATGAGCACATTGTCAAGTAcaagggctgctgtgaggaccaag GCGAGAAAGCGGTGCACCTTGTCATGGAGTACATGCCCCTGGGCAGCCTCCGAGACTACCTGCCCCGGCACAGCATAGGGCTGGCCCAGCTGCTGCTGTTTGCGCAGCAAATCTGCGAG ggcaTGGCCTACCTGCACACGCAGCACTATGTCCACCGAGACCTGGCTGCCCGCAACGTGCTGCTGGACAACGACAGCCTGGTCAAGATTGGGGACTTTGGCCTCACCAAGGCTGTGCCTGAAGGCCACGAGTACTACCGCGTGCGCGAGGATGGGGACAGCCCTGTGTTCTG GTATGCCCCCGAGTGCCTGAAGGAGTGTAAGTTCTACTATGCATCCGATATCTGGTCCTTTGGAGTCACCCTGTATGAACTGCTGACCTACTGTGACTCCAGCCAAAGCCCCCCCTCG AAATTCATTGAGCTCATAGGCCCCACCCAAGGGCAGATGACAGTACTGAGGCTCACTGAGCTGCTGGAACGAGGGGAGAGGCTGCCAAGGCCAGAAAAATGCCCCTATGAG GTCTATCTCCTCATGAAGAActgctgggaggcagaggccTCATTTCGCCCAACCTTCCAGAACCTTGTACCCATCCTGAAAACGGCCCATGAGAAATACCGGGGTCAGGCCCCCTCAGTGTTCAGTGTCCGCTAA